One window of Gammaproteobacteria bacterium genomic DNA carries:
- the ispB gene encoding all-trans-octaprenyl-diphosphate synthase, protein MMPIEEIYALVAEDMRGVNALIRERLRSEVALVNELSNYIIAGGGKRLRPMLVLLSARALDYPGPYHIDLAAVVEFIHTATLLHDDVVDGSELRRGQKTANNLWGNEASVLVGDFLYSRSFQMMVQARNLRVMEILANATNTIAEGEVMQLIHCHDPETSEARYLEVIHCKTAKLFEAAAELGAVLSGCGAAGEQALATYGVHLGTAFQLIDDVLDYSASAEEMGKNVGDDLEEGKPTLPLIYSMRHGTPAQAAVVREAILTGGRDNLGVVIEAIEASGAIAYTVRSAQEEARKARMALRDLPPNSYRDALEGLVEFSVNRHH, encoded by the coding sequence ATGATGCCCATTGAAGAGATCTACGCCCTGGTGGCGGAAGACATGCGTGGAGTCAACGCACTGATTCGTGAACGGTTACGTTCCGAAGTGGCGCTGGTCAATGAACTCAGCAACTACATTATCGCTGGTGGTGGTAAACGGCTGCGTCCGATGTTGGTACTGCTGTCGGCCCGAGCCCTTGATTATCCAGGGCCATACCACATCGACCTGGCCGCAGTCGTTGAGTTTATCCACACCGCCACCCTACTCCACGATGACGTAGTAGACGGTTCAGAATTGCGCCGTGGTCAGAAGACCGCCAATAACCTCTGGGGCAATGAAGCCAGTGTGTTGGTTGGTGATTTTCTGTACTCGCGTTCGTTCCAGATGATGGTTCAGGCTCGTAATCTACGGGTTATGGAAATCTTGGCGAATGCCACCAATACCATCGCCGAAGGCGAAGTGATGCAGCTCATCCATTGCCACGACCCGGAAACCAGTGAGGCCCGTTATTTAGAGGTGATTCACTGTAAAACCGCCAAACTGTTCGAGGCCGCAGCCGAACTTGGGGCGGTGCTTTCCGGTTGTGGGGCGGCTGGCGAGCAGGCCCTAGCCACCTATGGGGTACACCTCGGCACAGCTTTCCAGCTCATCGATGATGTCCTCGACTACAGTGCCTCCGCCGAGGAGATGGGAAAAAATGTGGGCGATGACCTAGAGGAAGGAAAACCCACACTACCCCTCATCTACAGCATGCGCCATGGCACCCCTGCGCAAGCAGCGGTGGTGCGAGAGGCCATCTTAACGGGGGGGCGTGACAACCTGGGTGTCGTCATCGAGGCCATTGAAGCCAGTGGGGCAATCGCCTACACTGTCCGTTCCGCTCAAGAAGAAGCTCGCAAGGCGCGAATGGCACTTAGGGACCTACCGCCGAATAGCTATCGTGATGCGTTAGAGGGTTTAGTAGAATTCTCGGTCAACCGTCACCACTGA
- a CDS encoding hypothetical protein (Evidence 5 : Unknown function), which yields MRFILRHILRGNRLDPTGSAAAILAAQKRARRPRSQGG from the coding sequence ATGCGGTTCATTCTTCGTCATATCCTACGTGGTAACCGCTTAGATCCCACTGGGAGTGCTGCGGCCATCTTGGCCGCACAAAAGCGGGCGAGACGCCCGCGCTCCCAGGGGGGGTGA
- a CDS encoding NAD-dependent epimerase/dehydratase — MNEFLLASDIAEIVARLGNTAHDFAGKTVLLTGGRGFLGRYFMEVFALLNREVLDKPCRLIALDNLITAGREGAEIPAFENVSFIQHDVIQPFICTEPVHYVIHAAGIASPFYYRAYPLETLEVAVRGTRNMLEVADANKARFVFFSSSEIYGDPDQKHVPTAESYRGNVSCQGPRACYDESKRVGETLCYIFHETRGTHTNTIRPFNVYGPGMQETDYRVLPNFASRIKSKKPLNLYGSGHQTRTFCYITDAMVGFLLVILRGIGGGPYNIGNPAPEISMLELANRIQTVIGKKVEYNIIEYPDSYPADEPNRRSPDIRKARLQLKYQPLVGLDEGLTRFFGWADKVYTGVQ, encoded by the coding sequence ATGAATGAATTTCTATTAGCATCCGATATCGCCGAAATTGTTGCCCGTTTGGGTAATACCGCCCACGATTTCGCAGGGAAAACGGTTCTGCTTACTGGTGGGCGTGGTTTTCTCGGTCGCTATTTTATGGAGGTGTTTGCCCTGCTCAATCGCGAGGTGTTGGACAAACCCTGCCGATTGATTGCGCTTGACAATCTCATCACGGCCGGCAGAGAAGGGGCGGAGATTCCAGCGTTTGAAAATGTCAGCTTTATCCAGCATGACGTGATCCAGCCGTTTATCTGTACAGAACCAGTACATTACGTTATCCATGCGGCGGGCATCGCGAGTCCTTTCTATTATCGGGCTTATCCCCTTGAAACCTTGGAAGTTGCGGTGCGTGGTACGCGTAACATGCTGGAGGTGGCCGACGCCAATAAAGCGCGATTCGTATTTTTCTCATCCTCGGAGATCTACGGTGATCCAGATCAAAAGCATGTGCCGACCGCAGAGAGTTATCGGGGGAATGTCTCTTGCCAGGGGCCACGGGCTTGTTACGACGAATCGAAGCGGGTAGGTGAGACTCTTTGTTATATCTTCCATGAGACACGCGGTACCCATACCAACACTATTCGCCCCTTTAACGTCTATGGTCCCGGTATGCAGGAGACCGATTATCGGGTGCTGCCTAATTTCGCGAGTCGGATTAAGTCAAAGAAGCCGCTCAATCTCTATGGCTCAGGCCATCAAACGCGGACCTTCTGTTATATTACTGATGCCATGGTGGGGTTCTTATTGGTGATTTTACGGGGGATCGGGGGTGGACCTTATAATATTGGGAATCCTGCCCCGGAGATTTCTATGTTGGAGTTGGCGAATCGCATTCAGACGGTGATTGGGAAAAAAGTAGAGTACAACATTATCGAATATCCAGACAGTTATCCCGCCGACGAGCCAAATCGCCGCAGCCCTGACATCAGAAAAGCACGATTACAATTAAAATATCAGCCGTTGGTGGGGCTCGATGAGGGATTAACGCGCTTTTTTGGTTGGGCCGACAAGGTTTATACGGGAGTTCAATAA
- a CDS encoding hypothetical protein (Evidence 5 : Unknown function) has product MELYEMPWAIAAAAEEAIRQRYQIILKHAEREEPLPIAAPGKRGKPKQSPGRNLLDRLRTYENGVLAFALEAGVPFTNNQAERDLRPAKVKLKVSGGFRTADGARVFARLQAVISTFRKQGENIFTRLRELFSSTSASIPAVAWQEERGKRKEERGVGR; this is encoded by the coding sequence ATGGAACTCTACGAAATGCCGTGGGCCATTGCGGCTGCGGCGGAGGAAGCCATACGGCAACGCTACCAGATCATTCTGAAGCATGCCGAGCGCGAGGAGCCGCTCCCCATTGCTGCGCCTGGCAAGCGTGGCAAACCCAAGCAATCACCCGGCCGTAATCTGCTCGACAGGTTGCGAACCTACGAAAATGGGGTACTGGCTTTCGCTTTGGAAGCCGGTGTTCCGTTCACTAATAACCAAGCTGAACGAGACCTCCGCCCTGCCAAGGTTAAACTCAAGGTCAGCGGTGGATTTCGCACTGCGGACGGTGCTCGCGTCTTCGCCAGACTCCAGGCGGTTATCTCAACCTTCCGCAAGCAGGGTGAGAATATTTTTACTCGCCTCCGTGAGCTTTTTTCCTCTACCTCTGCCTCTATTCCGGCCGTGGCTTGGCAAGAGGAAAGAGGAAAGAGGAAAGAGGAAAGAGGGGTAGGTAGGTAG
- a CDS encoding SAM-dependent methyltransferase: MMEEKSSCRRRVDCRLCGSTQLVLVFSLEPTPPANAFVPLSLRHRTQECFPLNVFLCEECAHLQLLDIVSPALLFEDYIYVSGTSPVFVRHFEEYAHALLKRFRPEPGALVIDIGSNDGTLLSFFKDAGYRILGIDPARDIAQRASERGIETLCGFFGADFAEQLRGTRGSAVLITANNVFAHIDDLAEVVRGVRRLLVPNGIFVFEVSYLLDVIENTLFDTIYHEHLDYHSVAPLVRFFASHGLEMIEAERITPHGGSLRGIVQVAGGSYSVGASVAVAIEAERLAGLDRAETFHTFARHIDALKVELGGLLRRLKSEGKRIAGFGAPAKATTLMYHFGLGPELIDFIVDDSPLKQGLFTPGLHIPVLSSAALVERQPDFLLILAWNFASSIITKNAAFHDAGGRFIVPLPHLKVI, translated from the coding sequence ATGATGGAAGAAAAATCCAGTTGCCGCCGCCGTGTTGATTGTCGTTTGTGTGGTAGCACGCAGTTGGTTTTGGTATTTTCGTTAGAACCAACCCCCCCGGCGAATGCCTTTGTCCCATTGTCACTGCGTCATCGTACACAGGAGTGTTTCCCGCTCAACGTATTTCTATGTGAGGAATGTGCGCATCTTCAGTTGCTTGATATTGTTAGTCCCGCGCTGTTGTTTGAGGATTATATCTACGTATCAGGCACCTCGCCGGTATTTGTCAGACATTTTGAGGAATATGCGCACGCACTGTTGAAACGTTTCCGACCGGAGCCTGGCGCACTGGTGATCGATATCGGATCGAACGATGGAACTTTGCTTAGTTTCTTCAAAGATGCGGGTTACCGGATATTGGGGATCGACCCGGCCCGCGACATTGCCCAGCGTGCCTCTGAACGTGGAATTGAGACCCTTTGTGGTTTCTTCGGGGCTGATTTTGCGGAACAACTGCGAGGTACACGGGGCAGTGCAGTACTGATCACGGCCAATAATGTCTTTGCGCACATCGACGATCTTGCCGAGGTCGTGCGTGGAGTTCGTAGGCTATTAGTCCCCAATGGGATATTTGTCTTTGAGGTCTCCTATCTACTCGATGTTATCGAAAATACTTTGTTCGATACCATCTACCATGAGCATCTTGATTACCACTCCGTGGCGCCGTTGGTCCGCTTCTTTGCCAGCCATGGTCTGGAGATGATTGAGGCCGAACGGATTACACCGCATGGTGGTTCGTTGCGAGGTATTGTCCAGGTCGCTGGTGGTAGCTATTCGGTGGGTGCTAGTGTGGCGGTAGCTATCGAAGCGGAAAGATTGGCTGGGTTGGATCGGGCTGAAACCTTTCATACCTTTGCTCGTCACATTGATGCGTTAAAGGTCGAGCTAGGGGGGCTGCTGCGTCGGTTGAAATCCGAGGGCAAGCGAATTGCTGGTTTTGGCGCCCCGGCTAAGGCGACTACTTTGATGTATCACTTCGGATTGGGTCCCGAGCTTATTGATTTCATCGTTGACGATAGTCCGTTGAAGCAAGGTTTGTTCACGCCCGGCCTACACATCCCGGTGCTATCTTCGGCGGCGCTTGTTGAGCGTCAACCTGATTTCCTCTTAATCCTGGCGTGGAATTTTGCCTCGTCGATTATTACCAAAAATGCTGCCTTCCACGATGCTGGTGGGCGGTTTATTGTCCCTCTACCTCATCTCAAAGTGATCTAA
- the tsaD gene encoding N(6)-L-threonylcarbamoyladenine synthase, TsaD subunit, which yields MGDDLCVLGIETSCDETGVALYRGQGGLLAHALHSQVELHAAYGGVVPEIASRDHVRRVLPLVRWVMEQAGVRSRDLGGVAYTAGPGLNGALLVGAAVGRSLAFGWKIPAVGVHHMEGHLLAPLLEPDPPPFPFLALLVSGGHTLLMDVAGVGRYRILGESLDDAVGEAFDKTAKLLGLGYPGGPALAALAELGNPNRFHFPLPMTDRPGLDFSFSGLKTFAITTLRKTEDAPQTRADIARAFQDAVVETLAIKCRRALRQTGQRRLVVAGGVGANQALRIRLAEVAAQEGGSVHYPRLSFCTDNGAMIAFTGWLRLCAGTQEPLAIKTVARWSVETLPALE from the coding sequence ATGGGTGATGATCTTTGTGTGTTGGGTATCGAGACTTCGTGCGATGAGACCGGCGTGGCGCTCTATCGCGGCCAGGGGGGGCTTCTTGCCCATGCCCTGCACAGCCAGGTAGAGCTACACGCGGCCTACGGAGGTGTAGTACCCGAGATCGCCTCCCGTGACCATGTACGTCGTGTTCTTCCCCTGGTCCGCTGGGTTATGGAGCAAGCCGGAGTTCGTTCCCGCGACCTCGGCGGCGTGGCCTACACCGCTGGCCCTGGATTGAACGGAGCCTTGTTGGTTGGGGCTGCGGTAGGGCGTAGTCTGGCTTTTGGTTGGAAGATTCCGGCGGTAGGTGTACATCACATGGAGGGGCACCTCCTCGCCCCCTTGTTGGAACCGGACCCACCACCATTTCCTTTTCTGGCGCTACTGGTGTCGGGGGGGCATACCCTGCTCATGGATGTCGCGGGGGTGGGACGCTATCGAATACTGGGAGAATCACTAGACGATGCCGTCGGTGAAGCCTTTGATAAGACTGCAAAACTTCTTGGTTTAGGCTATCCCGGTGGTCCTGCGTTGGCGGCTCTGGCCGAGCTGGGCAACCCGAACCGCTTTCATTTTCCTCTCCCCATGACCGATCGTCCTGGTCTCGATTTCAGTTTTAGCGGCCTTAAAACCTTTGCGATCACCACTCTACGCAAAACAGAGGACGCCCCCCAAACACGGGCCGACATCGCCCGCGCCTTTCAGGATGCCGTAGTCGAGACCCTTGCTATCAAGTGTCGGCGCGCCTTGCGTCAGACCGGTCAACGCCGTTTGGTGGTAGCCGGAGGCGTGGGGGCCAATCAGGCCCTACGAATACGCCTAGCCGAGGTCGCAGCACAGGAAGGTGGAAGTGTCCACTATCCACGCCTGAGTTTTTGCACCGACAACGGCGCCATGATCGCCTTTACCGGTTGGCTTCGTTTGTGCGCTGGCACCCAAGAGCCTCTGGCGATTAAGACGGTGGCGCGCTGGTCGGTGGAGACTTTACCAGCGTTAGAATAA
- a CDS encoding conserved hypothetical protein (Evidence 4 : Unknown function but conserved in other organisms), with amino-acid sequence MTQADYLTAVLETCDRHVLRLTWAMQTMGIWLPMTATRFKALRAEEVAVLEVFTNRFGKLQDTMGTKLFPLVLEIAKEPDDLPAFIDKLNRLEKIGAIASVDQWLAFRKVRNQFAHDYPEDSEANAVTINLAYVQAEDLLRVLVQARDFALKRIE; translated from the coding sequence ATGACACAAGCTGATTATTTAACCGCTGTATTGGAAACTTGCGATAGACATGTGTTGCGTCTGACATGGGCAATGCAGACAATGGGGATATGGCTACCGATGACCGCAACACGTTTTAAAGCGTTGAGGGCAGAGGAGGTAGCCGTGCTGGAGGTGTTTACCAATCGTTTTGGTAAATTACAAGATACCATGGGGACTAAACTATTTCCCTTGGTGTTGGAAATCGCCAAGGAACCCGACGATTTGCCGGCGTTTATTGATAAACTCAATCGCCTTGAAAAAATTGGGGCCATTGCTTCTGTCGATCAATGGCTGGCATTTCGCAAAGTGCGTAACCAATTCGCTCATGATTATCCAGAAGATAGCGAGGCAAACGCCGTAACTATTAATCTCGCCTATGTACAAGCAGAAGACCTTTTGCGCGTGTTAGTGCAGGCCAGGGATTTTGCACTAAAACGAATAGAGTGA
- a CDS encoding hypothetical protein (Evidence 5 : Unknown function): MLLQRGLAFAQSADALLEVLLRELLRDVEGLLEGQCVETYQVAT, from the coding sequence GTGCTCCTGCAACGGGGCCTCGCCTTTGCCCAGAGTGCGGACGCCCTCCTTGAAGTTTTGCTACGGGAATTGTTGCGTGATGTGGAAGGGTTGCTGGAAGGGCAGTGTGTGGAGACATACCAAGTTGCTACCTAG
- a CDS encoding DNA polymerase III subunit beta: protein MRLTNQQKTAILAACRRHFGDAECWLFGSRVNDAKRGGDIDLYIETAETDADKLLTEKLAFLVALDHELGEQKIDVVIRRLASEALPIHNIAKKTGVRL, encoded by the coding sequence ATGCGCCTCACTAACCAACAAAAGACCGCCATTCTTGCTGCTTGTCGCCGCCATTTTGGTGATGCTGAGTGTTGGTTGTTTGGTTCGCGGGTGAACGATGCAAAACGTGGTGGTGATATTGATTTATATATCGAAACAGCAGAGACCGATGCGGATAAATTATTGACGGAAAAGTTGGCTTTTCTGGTTGCGCTTGACCATGAATTAGGTGAGCAGAAGATTGACGTGGTAATCCGTCGCTTGGCTAGCGAAGCTTTGCCAATTCATAACATCGCTAAGAAAACAGGTGTTCGTTTATGA
- the rpsU gene encoding 30S ribosomal subunit protein S21 gives MPAVNVKENEPFEVALRRFKRSCEKAGVLSELRRREFYEKPTSIRKRKAAAAVKRQIKKSLRDVTRRQRLY, from the coding sequence ATGCCCGCCGTTAATGTGAAAGAGAACGAGCCCTTTGAGGTTGCCTTGCGTCGCTTTAAGCGTTCCTGTGAAAAAGCTGGTGTCCTGTCCGAGTTGCGCCGCCGCGAGTTTTACGAAAAACCCACCTCGATCCGCAAGCGCAAGGCCGCTGCAGCGGTGAAGCGCCAGATCAAGAAGTCTCTGCGTGATGTCACCCGCCGTCAGCGTCTCTATTGA
- a CDS encoding GatB/YqeY domain-containing protein: MTDLSASLKERINEDIKTAMRAQDKRRVGVLRLIMAAVKQREVDDRVVVDDPALLGILDKMIKQRRDSVVQYQSGGREDLAQQEIYEIEVIQEYLPRPLTEAELDALINAAVQQAGASSVKDMGKVMAILRAQVQGKADMGEVGARVKGRLSAL, from the coding sequence ATGACCGACCTTTCTGCCAGTCTGAAGGAACGTATCAATGAAGACATCAAGACCGCCATGCGTGCCCAGGACAAGCGCCGGGTCGGGGTGTTGCGGTTGATCATGGCGGCCGTCAAACAGCGCGAGGTAGATGACCGCGTGGTTGTTGACGACCCCGCCTTGCTCGGGATCCTGGACAAGATGATTAAGCAACGCCGCGACTCTGTCGTGCAGTATCAGAGCGGTGGACGCGAGGACTTGGCGCAGCAGGAGATCTACGAAATCGAGGTGATTCAGGAATACTTGCCCCGCCCCCTGACTGAGGCGGAGTTAGATGCCCTCATCAACGCCGCCGTACAACAAGCGGGAGCGAGTTCTGTAAAGGATATGGGCAAGGTAATGGCCATTTTGCGAGCCCAGGTCCAGGGAAAAGCGGATATGGGCGAGGTCGGTGCCCGGGTAAAAGGGCGTCTGTCCGCCCTCTGA